The following coding sequences lie in one Miscanthus floridulus cultivar M001 chromosome 9, ASM1932011v1, whole genome shotgun sequence genomic window:
- the LOC136483775 gene encoding uncharacterized protein: protein MSSKEKPTLGGTRIKTRKRNIAAPLDPASFSDAIVQIYLDNGGDLELVAKSIESSDLNFSRYGDTFFEVFFVGGRTQPGTIKPEEGDRHPYSVLDCAAQRETILPFVLYIQKTLRRKPFLIKNLENVMRKFLQSLEFFEENERKKLAIFTALAFSQKLSGLPPETVFQPLLKDNLVAKGIVLSFITEFFKEYLKENSLDDLIALLKKGKMEDNLLDFFPSAKRTSEALSEHFNKQGLTSLVEYNEKKMFEVKLKEIKSTLTTMINDEAAISEVIETVKQQVKDAKFPDLEVIRMLWDVLMEAVQWSGKNQQQNSNAALRQVKAWAELLNAFCTSGRLELELIYKVQTQCYEDAKLMKLFPEIIRTLYDQDVLAEDTVLLWFRKGSNPKGRQSFVKALEPFVKWLEEAEEEE, encoded by the exons ATGAG CTCGAAGGAGAAGCCCACTCTTGG AGGCACGCGGATTAAGACCCGCAAGCGGAACATTGCAGCTCCTTTGGACCCTGCATCATTCTCTGATGCAATTGTTCAGATTTATCTGGATAATGGTGGAGATCTG GAACTTGTCGCCAAAAGTATCGAGTCCTCAGACCTCAACTTCTCACGTTACGGTGACACCTTTTTCGAG gTGTTTTTTGTTGGAGGGCGCACTCAGCCTGGCACTATAAAACCTGAAGAAGGAGACCGCCACCCTTATTCTGTGTTAGATTGTGCGGCACAGCGTGAAACAATTTTGCCTTTCGTACTCTATATCCAGAAAACATTGCGCAGGAAGCCTTTCTTAATAAAGAATCTTGAAAATGTTATGCGCAAATTCCTCCAATCTTTGGAGTTCTTTGAAGAAAATGAGAGAAAGAAACTCGCCATATTCACTGCGCTTGCATTTTCTCAGAAGCTATCAGGGCTTCCTCCTGAGACAGTGTTCCAGCCACTGCTCAAGGATAATCTTGTCGCCAAAGGGATAGTACTTTCATTCATCACTGAGTTTTTCAAGGAGTACCTTAAGGAAAACAGCTTGGATGATTTGATTGCACTTTTGAAGAAGGGCAAAATGGAGGACAATCTGTTGGACTTCTTCCCATCAGCTAAGAGAACCTCTGAGGCTTTATCTGAGCATTTCAA CAAACAAGGTCTGACTAGCCTTGTTGAGTACAATGAAAAGAAGATGTTTGAAGTTAAACTTAAGGAGATAAAGTCAACACTGACCACCATGATCAATGATGAGGCTGCAATATCTGAAGTGATTGAGACTGTCAAGCAGCAAGTTAAGGATGCTAAATTTCCTGATTTAGAGGTTATTCGCATGTTGTGGGATGTGCTCATGGAGGCTGTTCAGTGGTCTGGGAAGAACCAGCAACAAAATTCTAATGCAGCACTTCGGCAG GTGAAAGCTTGGGCTGAGCTTTTGAATGCTTTTTGCACGAGTGGCAGACTTGAACTGGAACTTATATACAAAGTTCAGACGCAGTGCTATGAGGATGCTAAGCTGATGAAGCTGTTTCCTGAAATCATAAGAACACTGTACGACCAAGATGTCCTAGCTGAAGATACTGTCCTCCTTTGGTTCCGTAAAGGTTCAAACCCGAAGGGCAG GCAATCTTTCGTGAAAGCTCTGGAGCCGTTTGTCAAATGGCTCGAGGAGGCTGAGGAGGAAGAATAA